A window of Calditerrivibrio sp. genomic DNA:
AGGATAGATCTGACCTTGAAGATGCCAAACGCTATTTACATCATCGAATTTAAGGTAGATACGAAGGATGCCTTAGCTCAGCTAAAGGAAAAAAGATACTACGAAAAATATCTAAACCTAAATAAACCGATA
This region includes:
- a CDS encoding PD-(D/E)XK nuclease domain-containing protein; protein product: RIDLTLKMPNAIYIIEFKVDTKDALAQLKEKRYYEKYLNLNKPIFLVGIEFDSKIKNIARLEWEIVTIK